attgtcaccgaagtaaaagttaactcaaaatgcttataAGTTATCCTTTTATGTaaaaattatctattttttagtgattatttttcatttcaataaaaattatttcttcaaactcactaataatatacttcgtataaaattaatcatttaaccttctaaaatgtttatctattaattttttttaacaatatAAAAGctaatcaaaacatattaaaaatacaaaaaactaagtaaaagttacaaaaaaaatttgGGTAAAAAAATACCCTAGTGTACAACCTTATGCGTAAAAGAccttcacaaattcttatttatatgagatatacgataaatattgtacaccgaagttaaaagttaacgtaaaatgcttaaaagtcatctttatatatgtaaaagttattttttttgttagtaatacatttttttattttaataaattaattatgtataaaattaatcatttaaccatttaaaatggttatctatcaactttggtaatattaatccaacctttgaccgattttcttttattaagcccacctacgacatattttttaataatcccacatttattacccaacaacttttattgggcccaacatgtcataaaactgttgtaagcggcattatttctctacatggcagtactctctctcgatatattcagtcatcatcatcaattcatcaccatctcgttggctttttcaccgattaccggccacttaagcccaataaaagtcgtcgggtagtaaaggtgggattattaaaaaatatgtcgtaggtgggattaataaaagaaaatcggccaaaggttggattaatattaccaaattttccttacttaataatataaaagttagagaaaactgggtaaaagttgatatacaataaatttattgtaaaaCTTGTGCAGGTAAGACCTTTTGAAAGACCTTTTGGTTTTAAATAGCCATAGTTATACTACGTACTACTTAGTATGGAACAGGGACTATGTGTTTATTGACAAATAGTACCCGAGAATTCATAAAACCGTCATTTAAAACAGCCAAAAATAAATcccaagttaaaatgaaatggtACAGCCGTGTACAAATAATAATAGAGTCGAAACATAAAACTTCATACACTACATTGTTTCAAGACAGAACAGTGTCAAACAGGATCTACTTCCATAACTAAAGACCAAATCAATGTAATTGTTGTAAAAAAATCCATGTAAAATCTATTTATTCAACATACACTTAACAAACAACCACCACTATCTCATAGCTCACGGAAATACTTTCCCCCAAATATATTCTCAACCGAAAAGAGTAACCAAAATAATGCGAATCCAAAGCTACTTTTCTACCTAGGACTGGCCTCAGCAGAACCATCTCCATAAGACACCAGGCCCTTTTTCACAGGTGGACTGTCAGATGATGACCTAGACCGAGACCGAGACCGAGACCTATCCTTGCTAACTCTTTTTGGAGGTGGAGATCCCCCCCTGGAGGACCCTGAGGCTGACAAACTCCTACTTTGACTTCGGCTAGATGACAACCGCTTTTCAGCACGAGGAGATGCACGGTATCTGGGAGGAGGATCACTTGGAGAACGAACAGGGCTTCGGGTAAAACGACGACGACGATAAGGAGGACTTCTTGAAACACTTGGACTTCTTGTCctgcttcttcttcttctataTCTGTAACAAAACCCGTAGAATCATAACATCAGTTGCAGAATCTGATTTAGTTATTACATATGAACCCACAGACTGCCCTTCCATGGTGTTTGTGTCACCAGAAAAACTAGTTGAATGACTATCCTAAATGCACCGGTGACACTAGGAACCAATTTGGAGAAATAAGAAGCATGGCATGAGATAGGCGGCGGAACCGTTTCTAAATCCTAGTTAGAAAATACTGCCTAAAGGACAACATCATGCATCGTTCAGACTCAATATATATTCTAACTTGGCAAGAATTAGGTTATATGAATAACAAAGTAATGACTACCCTTGCATACAAAAGATCTGCGAATGAAACAGCTCTAAACATTGCACCCACAAAATTAGGAAAAATAAAACACTAAATAACAACAAGCTTAATTGGTTTCGCTCTGCCACATAAAGTTTGGAATTTGAACAACCAAGGAAGTTTCAGCAACAAATATTTTTCCCACATAATGAGAAGATATTTAAATTGGAAAGTATAAAATGTAAAATAAGAGGAAAAAACTAACTATATTCTCCTTAGTTCTTGTGCCATATTCTAAAACACTATATACACATAAAAAAGAAAGAGGGAGTAATACTCTGTAGTCTGTCCTTTTGTAGTTTTTGTGTACTCTGTGTACCTTTAATTTTAACTTTGAGAAAAAATAAACAATCAACTCAGCTTGGATTCTAGGTCTTACTATCAGGTTCATTTTAGGCCAGGCCGCACTCAATTTGGATCACTTCTGGTACGGGTTGCCTTGGGTTTGGTTATAGTTTCGGGTCAGCTAGACTAAACTTCGGGTTTGGCTATTTTGGGTCAAAATCAATAGCCAGATCAGGTAATCAAGTGTGGGTCAGTGTTTCCATGTACAATGCCCTTGCTAGGTTCTGTTCCAACATCAGACACAGGCTTAGTTTACTGCAGGCATTTTCATCACTTTGGTTTGATTATGTTAAGATCCTAAAAATTAGTCTAGTTCACCATCACAGTAGAAAGATGAACCCATTTTGACACTTCACCAATCCAAATTAGCAGATTGCAGAGACACGCAGATGTCATAAGAAGTTGCATAAACCCACACTGCTGATGAACGCAAAAGTTTGCAGGTTCTTCAGTCAGGGTCCTAAAAATACTCATGTATACCAAGAGTTTatgatcttaaattcttaataCTTAAATTCCTCGAGGAATCTGTACCTCCAATGCAGACTAACTAGCTAAGAACCTGAACTTCACACAACAATGTAATAGAAAACATCCACTTCAGACTAGTAAAATTGCAAGGTAACAGCAATAATCACAACATACCTTATTGGAGACCTTCTTGGGCTCCGGAAACGCCTTGGAGAACGGTCAGAAAATCTCCTGTAACTGGGATATCTAAAATGTGAACAAGTGTGGAATAATTGACACTTCACAATTTACAAGAAGGCCTCAAAAGTTACAGAATAATAGGAAGCAATACCTGTCACGACCACCATACCGATAACGGTCAGGAGTAGGGGTCCTATATTTTCGAGCATAAGAGAATCTGTCACTGAAACCTCTACCCCTTCTAATACGTTTTGGTGACGCATCGGGGGAAGCACTTCTTGACATACTCCTATGGCGAATGGAAGGAGGGCTTCGACGGCCAGGACTTCTAGAATAGCTGCGACGATAGCTCCGCCTTGGAGACCTAACAGGACTACGGCTAACAACTCTTCTTGATGGGGCCCGACCTGAGCTTCTACTTAAGCTTCTATGTGAAGATCTTATGGGGCTCACACTTCTACGAGAACGTACAGGGCTTGGACTGCTTCTCCTGCCGACTCGTCCTGGGCTTCTACCGATTGATTTTTGGGATGACCCTCCCCGGTAGCTCCCACTGGGACTTCTTCGAGGTGGGGATATGACAGGGCTTACACTGGCATTTCGTCGAGGACGAATTCTTGGTGGGCTTCCACTCGGGCTTCTAACTGGGCTTTTGCTGAGGCTTCTAGCTGGGCTTCTACTGAGACTTCTAGCAGGACTCCTGCTGGCATTCCTCAATGGACTTCTGCTAATGCTATGACTTCTTTGTACAGCTAGAGGGGGACTCTTGCTAACACTTGGACTTCTGCTCACACTCCTTCGCGGTGTTGCACTCCGGCTCCTGCTCATACTCCTGGGGCTGATACTCATACTCTTACTCATAGCCTTTTTGGGACTTGCACTCCGGCTCCTGCTCATCAACTTTCAATGAAATACCAGCAAGAATCTGTAAGCATAAAGACTAGAGGTGAAGAATTGAAAGGAGACCTAGATTTTCCTCGGTGGTCCTCTACCACATCAGGTTGTCTATCTTCATTTCTGCTACATCTTGCATCTTGTTTATAGCCATTGCTTCGTTGCTCTCCATTTTCCTTTGGAGATCTAAATTCTTCATCATCAAACTTATCAGATTCTTCACTTCTTTTGTGATTATTGACAGTGGTAGCACTCTCAACAACAGGAGGATGGTTCTCAGCTACAAATTCCACAAACAGTGTCATACAAAAAAAACTGGCTTAACCCCAAAAAAGGATCTTAATGATTAAAAAATTTCCCAAAATGAAAGTTGTGCATGCTAAAAATAAAACATTGTCCCACAGTTTGAACTTACAGAATCCGTAGAACCAATCAACAAGCACACATTTTAAAAATTTACAGTAAATCATATCCAAACATGTGCATTCAACCAAAAACCACAAGATAGAATCTCAATTTCTGTTCAATGCAGAATGGTTAATCAGATTGGTAAAAGCTGTTCAACATCCCCCCCCCTCCCTCCCCATGTTTGTTCTGGTTGCCTTTGGTAATACAAGTAATTGCTAATTTTGACCATCGCACAGTTTAGCATTTCAAAGTGCTAACGGCTAGTTTGCCATACTTAACATAGTTTCTTATTTTTAGTAGAAAAGAACTACGTCATTCATATTACCTCCGTTTCACAATACTTGGATCGTTTCTCATTTGGCACTACTTATCAACCAACTTTGACAATCTTTCTTTCAACATTATGTAAGAAAAAACGTGATACTTGTTAAACTGTATCAATGCGAGGATTACAAATATCaaccttttataattttaactttatacgcaattagagatattaatatcCAACGATGCGTGTTGGAGTACATGAAAAAAGAAATGTTGCATGTATAgtgaacggaggtagtattaatTGAAAATATCACTGGGATCTTGTAAAATTTTGTCCGATGtgtataataaaattatttttcccACTAATACATGACTTTGTGGACAAAGGGGTGTCTTAAAGACTTATATTTCAATTCATACGAAAGAAAGGGAGTATATATTACAAGAATTAATCGGTCAAAGTTGTTCCATAGAGACAGTGACGGGGCTTTTGGATTGACATGGAATAGGGAGAGAGATAAATAGGGATAAGGAATTTATCATAGAATACATGAGGAATTCATTACTTTAATTAATATCCCTTTGTTGGTATGAGTTGGGAATAAGATTGGGATAAttagcaaatttgttaaaacCTTAGTAACTCTCTCATTCCCTCCACCTTTATTCCTTTTCATGAAGGGTACAATTGTCTTTTCATTCGTCTTTCGTATCCCTCCCAGTTATACCATCCCTTCCCTACGTATAGACTATAGAAATGGTGGACTAAAGTTTTTTCTTAGCCCATCCCTATCCCATCCCTCTTTATCTTTAGTTTACTTTATTGCGCTTTAAGCTTGATAACATGAAAACCAGATACTAAAGAAGTATTACATATTTACTATACTTACCAAGTTACTAACTCTTTTTTAAACATTCAATTAAATCCCCAACAAACTTGTAATTAGTGTATCACACAAGAAGAAACGTAACACTTAAGCTAAACAAGTAATCCACGCCAAGGAAACATTACTATACCATTTTTCTGCAAATCATCCTTATGCTTCGGATCAGAATCCTTCACATTGCCCTCTTCTTCAGAGCTATCCTCGGTGCTCTCACTGTTGGTATCACTCAGACTATCAGATGTCCTTCAATAACACAACAACAGAAAGACTCAACAAGACTTATTTACACTTCCAAAACATATAAAGGCCAAACATTCAATTCAAGTACATCTGCGCACTTTCGAGAAAAAAACATGCATCTCAAAACATATCAACAGAATATTTTGCATACTAAAATGATAAATCCCTGTTTTCTAGCCAAGGGAAGGCTGGGATGTCATTCTCCGGATGCATGGAAACATATGTGACAACAGAATACAATTGGCTTCTATCATTCTATGTGATCATCATAGAACCACAGCAGAAATAAATGAATCATAATACAAAAGAAACCTTTTGCACAACTACATaatccaaaaaataaagaactTGCCTCTTTCCCGCAAGCAAACTTACTTAACCAAGAATGCATATGCAGAAAATAAGCCTTCATACAAGAAAATGCTTCTATATATTAGCTTGCAAAAAACTAAAGTCAATTAAACGAGCATGTAGGATATGACCTCGGAACGTTTAACTTAATTTCAATCAGCAATATGTAGGAGACATACTAAATTGTTTATCACCTTTTTGGCTTGCGTCTTGAACGCTTGTCATGCCTTTTGCGCTTTTTATCACGCCGCTTGTCTCTACGCTTCCCACGTTTGTATTTATCGCGCTTAGAAgatctctttctcttctttcgCCTGTCATCACTAGAGGAACTGACATCTGATGAAGATGCGTCGGTTTCAGAATCAGTATCAGATTCCGTACTATCAAAGTCACTATCAGAAGAATCATCCGATTCAGATGTATaatattttcttcttctctttcttctgTCTCTTGAAGATTTCTTATGCTTCCCCTTTCGTCGTGTTTCGTGACTCACATCCAAACTTGCCTCCTTTGCCACCTTCTTTCCCAGTTTCTTCTTTTCTGCATGTCACAGAGCAGCATTCCACATGGAATAATTAAATAAGAtaacaaaataaagaaaaaagtaATCATAATCAACATGTCAGCAAATCAACTTGAGATATCCAAACTGGAATTAAGAAACATAGGAATTCAGCGACTTTTCTGTTTTTCATTTACATAATAGATATAAAGTGGTGCTTACCACTCTCACTCAATTCCCCAGAGTTGCAAATTTTGACAGTAACAGCTGGTCTTCCGTCTTCATGACCTGCATCCTCAACTTTCTTCAAAACTTCATGACCGTGTACCAGCTTCCCGAACACTATATTCTTTCTGTCAGATAAAAAGTAAGCATTAAGGAATGTAATACTGAGGCAATTCCTAAAACGTAAGATCCCAGAAATCTTTCTAATACAAAGGATAACCACACAAAATGTACTCCCTTATTATATGTTAATCACAAAAGTCCCGAACATCCACAATGTATTCACAGTTAATCATATGTTTGAAGGTGGAAAGTAACCTGTCAAGAGTTTGGttagccttgaaaataagaCTAAAAATAGATCCACGATTATCTCGGTCAGCAACTGACATTGATAAGAGACCAGGTTCGTCATGTTTTAGCTTTGGTGACTCATCTGAAACAACAGAGAAGATttacttagtgcccaaaaaacGAACCGAAATGCCAGGATAATATACCGGCAAAATTCCAGTACTCGCATCCACATAAATACACATTCATGTGTTCAGTGTATGATAGCACACACCCCAAACTCGGCTCAATAAGCAAACAAGTCAAGACTTTCACTTCTAACATCTACTTTGATCGAACTAACATACGCAGAAGTCATCAAGTGGGTCATATTGCAACAGGATTCAGAGAGTTTCCTCATAGGAAAGCCATAAGGTTGCAGTGTCGCACTATAAGTCTGTAAAGGGAACACCAAACACTGCGACCTTATGGCTACAGCAGTACAGCCGGAAAAGTTCAGGGCGCACGAGCTAGTGATTACATTCTTCTTGGTGTGGTTCTTAAGACAACTTGGGAAGGCTCACACCAATAACAAATTTGGAGATTTATGAAAGTCCTTGAACATCTGATATACAGGTGATATTTATTTAAAGACCTAACCTAACTTTAAAATCAAATTAGATTGGTTAAACACGTCAACCCACTAATTGAACGAGTTCAAATCCTGAACTTAAAACACATTTTATATTAAGCACTTAAGGTAGTTTTTGCTGCCTCAAGTTCAGCAAAGCCTGAAAATAATCCAGTTCTCTGTCTCTAACTAATAAACATTTGAAGTTAGTGCTAAAACCTAAAAGCATACGGACTTGCTGCAATTTGTAGATAATATCATAAAGCAATATTTTATTGGATTATGGAATTGTAGTTTCTAGTTTCTTCTATGATCAAACTTGATCATTCCAGTAGAATAATTTGACTACAGAAGCCAAATGTGGCCAGGGACAGAGGACGTAAGTGTAGATATTAAAGCAAAACAACTCAAGTCTCAAGGTTGTTGCTCGGATAAAGAATAACACAAGTATAGATTACCTGGAAATCTGTCCCCATATATACTTTCTCCAGCTGAACCTGCACCAGGTATATCAAGCATGAGAGCAAAAAACAGAAATTGCATTTAAGTATATCCAAATGAGTAATCTCTTTCAATTATCCATACAGAAGAAACCAAGAGCCGAGAATTAGGTCACTCATACCAGCGTATAAAATAGCACAAAGCGCACTAAGCGATATGAGTCCTAGAGCCTAAGCGCGAAGCGCGCGCATCGAAGTGAAGAACTTTAAGAATTAAAAGTTTTTTactgttaagcatatatatgttacaaaaataatcacaaaaatatataaaaatcagatttgattccaaaaatatattactctttgttttaacaaaaataaaacatataaCATAGTGTTTCAAGAAGCTAGGCCGGCTGTTGTTACTgttgtctttttcttttcttctttttccttttcttttggacTCTTGGCCCACTTTCTATTGTTAAGGATTAATAGGGTGTGGTCCAAAACACAATAACAACATATAAAAAAGCTTTCAacgtaaagtaataaaaaacatCAATGAAGCGCCAAAGCGCGATTAAGCGCTTGATGTGCATGCGCTTAATTACAAACGCTTCGTTCAAATCTAATTAAGCACTTTTCCCTAGAGCTTCGCGCTTTTTTAAACACAGACTCATACCAATGGAAATCATCACGAAACCATTAATCATATTTCAACAACTCAAAAGGAGAGTATTGTTGGCAAGAATAAGTATCTATATGTTATTCGGTCAATAAAATGACAAGCCAGGTAATGCCAAAGATCTGAAAGCATTGAGGTTCAGCCTTTACAGCACAGGGTGCTACAACTTATAaccatttcaaaaaaaaatacacgAGAATGTCTCAATGTATCTCCCGGACACTACCATGAACCCCCTATCAAAATTTTCTGGCCTCGTTCTGTAACACTTTGTTTGGATAAGAAGAAATGGAGAGAAAGGGAGGGAAAAGAACAAGCTCCCTTGTTTGGATAAAAGATTGGGAAAAGGAAGGGGAAAAAGGGAGGGATCCATTTCCCTCCAAACCTCTCCAGTTTTTGGGACTATTTCCTCCAAATTTGGAGGGAATAGTCCCAAAAATTCATTTAAGAAAAGCGTAATAGTTTAGTTGTGTTACAGACACATCAAgtgtgaaaagaacaaataccttCTTGTCTGAGGAGATCACCACCCTGCAGAATAGAATAAAACATCAATCCATTATCAGAAAAGAATTTGTTTGAATATAATCAGGTGCAAAACAAATAACCTTTACTAAATCATGCTGGATAAACAACATAGCAAGTACAACCTTAAAACTACATCATTAGAAAAGCAGGCGTGACCATCAGCCCTGTATCCTACAGCATAAACAACTCACCAATGAAAGAGGAAGACCACTCCTAACTTATGCCCGGACAGAAAACCATATAAAGGGATAATCAGAGTACAGCTAAGACTAAAATGCAAAACTTGGAGATGAGAGGCATACCTGAGCCATGGAACCCTTCACAATCCGATGGAAAAAGGTCCCTTTGTAGTGCAGGGGCTTCCTTAATTTCGGGCCAACTCCCTTCTCTCCTGGAAATTCAGAAAAATCTTTCGTAATTCAAAAGATTGGAGAGAATAAAAGCAGCCAAAAGtagaaaagaataaaataaaataaagaatattaaaatacaaataaaatatGTAAGCTTAATTCTGAAACAGAACCTAGCACAAAAGAGTATTCAGAGCCAACAAAACAGTACTTGTTACAAGAATGACTGCCATCAGTGCTCATCTCAACATAGATACAAAAATGTGCATGCAATATATTTATTTCTTGTTTTTAACTTCTGGATTTCTTCAGCCTCTTCATTTGGTTAATATCCCACTTCTTGAATTTCTATACAGCGATTAAACTAATTTCCTTCCCTCTATGCGGTAGATAATTGATACAAAAAAATTCCCTTTCAAATATAGGAATAAGCAGTGGGAGTTAAGACTGCACAATGCAAGATACACACCTTCCCCGGGAAAAATACTGTCACAAATTACGTTGTCTGTAAGAAATACACTATTATGGAAAATCATGTAGATATTCAACAAATTACCAAAgaaaaatacttgaattactatCATAACAACTGAGACCTCCCAATTTATAGTAAGAGCTCGAAAAAATAAATGGTATAACAGTGGGGAGGCTCACCGCTTTATTAAGTTGTATAAACACGCAACAGACCAACAACCGCAAGTTGAATCAACTTCCAATTTCCAGCAATAACTATCAAATAAAAATGGCATAATGGAAAAGCTCACTGCTTTATTTGGATGCATAAGCATATAATAAACCATAGACCAGTAAAACAACCACCAACAAAgcacaaaaacaaaaagagcACAAAAAAAATGGGAAGCCACACCAGAATACCATTAAATGTGCAAATTAATGGAATATTAGTTCTACAAAACCAATATCAAAGTTGGAATTGTCAGTCAACATAGACAAGGAAGCGATGGGGGGAAGTAAATCCTCATCTACTGTAATTACCTGTACATAACGCACGAAAATTTTCGGCAGTCTTTGGAACTACGTCAGAAGAGAGCTGTGGAAACAAAGCACAAAGTTAATAACATCTACTCCACATAAGTTTGTAAAGGAATTTGAAACAATACACTGGAAAGAACCATAAGTTAGAAATGCTTCTCCAAAGAATCACAGGGAAAAATAAAGTTGTGAGACACTAGGGACATTATCAGATATCAAGCCAAAAAAAACCAACCCAGTCAGCATTCAATTATGTAACAAGCAATGTAATACCTCAAAAACCATCCTTTCATACGGATCTCCGTCAATTGACACATCCAAGAAAACAAACGGGTTTTTCTTCTTGGCCATCTCCCTCTTAGTGAGTTAGTATCGCAAATTCAAGCCAACTTCCCTGTTGTCTGTTGCAAAAGAAATGATAGCTTTTGTGAATTACAAAATTCAAGACAGAGATTTTGAGTAATTTGACAGCTTAAAGCATCTCTTTCACACGAAGAAGtgtgaaaaattaaaaataaatgaataagtaaaaacAGAAATCTCCACAGAATAAAACCAAGAGAGTCTAGGCGTCAATCCTTGTTCAACTTAAGGTGCATTATGATTTCCAAGTGACTCCAGCATCCTCAAACTATTTTAGCCTTCATTACTAACCTTAGCAGTCACTCATCACTAAGGAAACCACACTTTCCTCACCCTCAAAGGCTCAAACATGATCCTGACAGAGCCCATGAAGACAATGAGAAGTAATTTGAAAAGAGACTACCTAACTGACAAATTTGTTTGAAACTTTATAGTTAATACCACTCCTCACCCAAAAAGGAATAGAATACAAGACGCAGTTGGTTGATTCTTTTGATTTGAAGCCCAAAAAAGGGAAATAAAACAATGTAGCACGTCAATTATACAGAGACATTCAGAAAATGTAAGATAGCATCCCTCCTATCATCCTATGAGTTATGACATATATAGTGCGCTTTCAAAGCTTACTAGCAGGGGATCAAGAATAACAACAGAAATGCAGAAAAAAATGCTGATCAAACAAGTTACAACTTACAACAGAGAATATACACAAAAATACTAGATAGGTACCCAAAAAAATGGCAAACAACAAAAATCCAGCTTTCAGTAAGTCTGCAGTTCTAATAATTATTTACCTGTTACATAAGTATCCTACCAAAAAAGCAACCAAGCACGAAGAAGTTGAGAACATTAGAAAATCGACATTCGACAGGCATTTAGCGAGTATAGCAACAAAAGAGTACTCGAATAGCTGGTGAAGTAGTGAACAACGCAACATCTAACCCTGGCACGATAAAATAAAATTTCCTTTGGACTGTTCAAATTATACAAGAAAATCAAATTTCTCAAAAATGGTTGAATTACTCGATCAACCAACCCCTACCATGTTACACTCAGATAGACAAAATCTCAATGGAAAAGAAAACAATCTTCTACCTAACAGCATTTAGGGCAACCCTTCAAATACTAGCATGCATGCTACAAACAGTTGCAGTTTTCCAATGAGAAAATCAACTTCTAACACCAATTACCAAACTACGAACGTCATTTATCATTCCTGCACTTTCATCAAAATAATGTATGCCCATGCATTCACCTTTTTCCCATAGGTAACTTCGATTCTCCCGACTAAAGCGATCTTATCTAACCATTACTCATATACAAAATAATTCGCGAATACCGCAAATGAAACCAAGCACATCAGAGACATCACATAAACCCTAAAAACCCTCTAAAACAGATTCAAAGGACACACCCATAATTCATCAAACCAGACGAACCCTAAACCTTAAACCCcaaataaaattatataattGTAGAAAAGTCCACATCAGTACAACTAAATCAGGCATAACTTAGCACCAAAAAGTTGCGAAAAACAATAGATTAGCCACAGAAATCGGAGCAATTTGGCAAATGAAAATATAGCATCAATTATAAACCGATTAAACGAATTATATAACCAAAATGGCTGGATATTGCTAAGCATATCGATCAAAGAAAAACAGAAAGAAGAGAATAGAGAGAAAAATTAGGGTTAACCTGGAAATGGGCGAAAGAGGAGA
This sequence is a window from Spinacia oleracea cultivar Varoflay chromosome 1, BTI_SOV_V1, whole genome shotgun sequence. Protein-coding genes within it:
- the LOC110799942 gene encoding peptidyl-prolyl cis-trans isomerase CYP95 isoform X5, translating into MAKKKNPFVFLDVSIDGDPYERMVFELSSDVVPKTAENFRALCTGEKGVGPKLRKPLHYKGTFFHRIVKGSMAQGGDLLRQEGSAGESIYGDRFPDESPKLKHDEPGLLSMSVADRDNRGSIFSLIFKANQTLDRKNIVFGKLVHGHEVLKKVEDAGHEDGRPAVTVKICNSGELSESEKKKLGKKVAKEASLDVSHETRRKGKHKKSSRDRRKRRRKYYTSESDDSSDSDFDSTESDTDSETDASSSDVSSSSDDRRKKRKRSSKRDKYKRGKRRDKRRDKKRKRHDKRSRRKPKSESTEDSSEEEGNVKDSDPKHKDDLQKNAENHPPVVESATTVNNHKRSEESDKFDDEEFRSPKENGEQRSNGYKQDARCSRNEDRQPDVVEDHRGKSRSRSASPKKAMSKSMSISPRSMSRSRSATPRRSVSRSPSVSKSPPLAVQRSHSISRSPLRNASRSPARSLSRSPARSLSKSPVRSPSGSPPRIRPRRNASVSPVISPPRRSPSGSYRGGSSQKSIGRSPGRVGRRSSPSPVRSRRSVSPIRSSHRSLSRSSGRAPSRRVVSRSPVRSPRRSYRRSYSRSPGRRSPPSIRHRSMSRSASPDASPKRIRRGRGFSDRFSYARKYRTPTPDRYRYGGRDSYRRFSDRSPRRFRSPRRSPIRYRRRRSRTRSPSVSRSPPYRRRRFTRSPVRSPSDPPPRYRASPRAEKRLSSSRSQSRSLSASGSSRGGSPPPKRVSKDRSRSRSRSRSSSDSPPVKKGLVSYGDGSAEASPR
- the LOC110799942 gene encoding peptidyl-prolyl cis-trans isomerase CYP95 isoform X2 — encoded protein: MAKKKNPFVFLDVSIDGDPYERMVFELSSDVVPKTAENFRALCTGEKGVGPKLRKPLHYKGTFFHRIVKGSMAQGGDLLRQEGSAGESIYGDRFPDESPKLKHDEPGLLSMSVADRDNRGSIFSLIFKANQTLDRKNIVFGKLVHGHEVLKKVEDAGHEDGRPAVTVKICNSGELSESEKKKLGKKVAKEASLDVSHETRRKGKHKKSSRDRRKRRRKYYTSESDDSSDSDFDSTESDTDSETDASSSDVSSSSDDRRKKRKRSSKRDKYKRGKRRDKRRDKKRKRHDKRSRRKPKRTSDSLSDTNSESTEDSSEEEGNVKDSDPKHKDDLQKNAENHPPVVESATTVNNHKRSEESDKFDDEEFRSPKENGEQRSNGYKQDARCSRNEDRQPDVVEDHRGKSRSRSASPKKAMSKSMSISPRSMSRSRSATPRRSVSRSPSVSKSPPLAVQRSHSISRSPLRNASRSPARSLSRSPARSLSKSPVRSPSGSPPRIRPRRNASVSPVISPPRRSPSGSYRGGSSQKSIGRSPGRVGRRSSPSPVRSRRSVSPIRSSHRSLSRSSGRAPSRRVVSRSPVRSPRRSYRRSYSRSPGRRSPPSIRHRSMSRSASPDASPKRIRRGRGFSDRFSYARKYRTPTPDRYRYGGRDSYRRFSDRSPRRFRSPRRSPIRYRRRRSRTRSPSVSRSPPYRRRRFTRSPVRSPSDPPPRYRASPRAEKRLSSSRSQSRSLSASGSSRGGSPPPKRVSKDRSRSRSRSRSSSDSPPVKKGLVSYGDGSAEASPR
- the LOC110799942 gene encoding peptidyl-prolyl cis-trans isomerase CYP95 isoform X3 — translated: MAKKKNPFVFLDVSIDGDPYERMVFELSSDVVPKTAENFRALCTGEKGVGPKLRKPLHYKGTFFHRIVKGSMAQGGDLLRQEGSAGESIYGDRFPDESPKLKHDEPGLLSMSVADRDNRGSIFSLIFKANQTLDRKNIVFGKLVHGHEVLKKVEDAGHEDGRPAVTVKICNSGELSESEKKKLGKKVAKEASLDVSHETRRKGKHKKSSRDRRKRRRKYYTSESDDSSDSDFDSTESDTDSETDASSSDVSSSSDDRRKKRKRSSKRDKYKRGKRRDKRRDKKRKRHDKRSRRKPKRTSDSLSDTNSESTEDSSEEEGNVKDSDPKHKDDLQKNAENHPPVVESATTVNNHKRSEESDKFDDEEFRSPKENGEQRSNGYKQDARCSRNEDRQPDVVEDHRGKSRSRSASPKKAMSKSMSISPRSMSRSRSATPRRSVSRSPSVSKSPPLAVQRSHSISRSPLRNASRSPARSLSRSPARSLSKSPVRSPSGSPPRIRPRRNASVSPVISPPRRSPSGSYRGGSSQKSIGRSPGRVGRRSSPSPVRSRRSVSPIRSSHRSLSRSSGRAPSRRVVSRSPVRSPRRSYRRSYSRSPGRRSPPSIRHRSMSRSASPDASPKRIRRGRGFSDRFSYARKYRTPTPDRYRYGGRDRRFSDRSPRRFRSPRRSPIRYRRRRSRTRSPSVSRSPPYRRRRFTRSPVRSPSDPPPRYRASPRAEKRLSSSRSQSRSLSASGSSRGGSPPPKRVSKDRSRSRSRSRSSSDSPPVKKGLVSYGDGSAEASPR